Proteins from one Xenopus tropicalis strain Nigerian chromosome 1, UCB_Xtro_10.0, whole genome shotgun sequence genomic window:
- the adpgkl gene encoding ADP-dependent glucokinase isoform X1, with amino-acid sequence MWVKALCVGLLAIAVGFLHHLHPDIPEAALGYLSSSIQSVTSRDPASSSPPIEEAFSAAWDRLIVAPSKHWGRVAVGVNACVDIVLSGISLLQALALTPQSKEDHSVLNSQEELAETFLHYMQRGAAAERFYSDAISFAHISRTASQDPRAQHFVGGNAALIAQRLAANPDLEVLLCGPVGPKLHELLDERVYVPPASLQEQDEYHLILEYKAGEQWGSTRAPAASRFIFSHDLSNGAMTSLEVLLSSLEVFQPKLLVLSGLHMMEGLSKDAREGRLREAAASMSEVPSDILIHLELASMTDGDLMRGIIYQQVFPFISSLGLNEQELLFLSQSASGPHSSISAWSGIPEVGIVSDILFWILKGSENGASTLTRVHFHTLAYHILATVDGFWGNQVSAVAAGARVASTQACASKTINANRVTLKTPLEFSTSQEQAGSRVRVSAQEPVAVWSREGVTFHFTPVLICKDPVRTVGLGDAISAEGLLFSEATSQ; translated from the exons ATGTGGGTGAAGGCTTTGTGTGTGGGGCTTCTTGCCATTGCTGTGGGCTTCCTCCATCACCTGCATCCAGACATCCCTGAAGCTGCCCTAGGTTACCTTTCCTCTTCTATTCAAAGCGTCACCTCTAGGGATCCAGCTTCCTCCTCGCCGCCCATTGAAGAAGCCTTCTCTGCGGCCTGGGACAGGCTGATTGTGGCACCCAGCAAGCACTGGGGGCGGGTAGCAGTGGG AGTCAACGCGTGTGTGGATATAGTGCTTTCCGGCATCAGCTTGTTGCAGGCTTTGGCTCTGACTCCGCAGTCTAAGGAAGATCACTCCGTGTTAAACTCCCAGGAGGAGCTTGCAGAGACATTCTTGCATTACATGCAGCGGGGAGCGGCTGCAGAACGTTTCTATAGTGATGCCATCAGCTTTGCACACATCTCCAGGACTGCCTCCCAGGATCCCAGGGCACAG CACTTTGTGGGAGGGAACGCAGCACTAATTGCCCAGAGACTGGCGGCCAACCCTGATTTGGAG GTTCTTCTTTGTGGACCCGTTGGCCCAAAACTACATGAGCTGCTGGATGAGCGGGTCTACGTGCCACCAGCTTCTTTGCAGGAACAAGATGAATACCATCTCATTTTGGAATACAAAGCAG GTGAGCAGTGGGGATCCACTCGGGCTCCAGCGGCCAGTCGATTCATATTTTCTCATGATTTGTCCAACGGTGCAATGACGTCGCTTGAGGTTTTGCTTTCTAGCCTGGAGGTCTTCCAACCCAAGCTGCTGGTTCTCTCTGGGCTCCACATGATGGAGGGTCTGAGCAAGGATGCTAGAGAAGGAAGGCTCAGAGAG gCTGCAGCTTCCATGTCCGAGGTGCCTTCAGATATCCTCATTCACCTTGAATTGGCTAGTATGACAGATGGGGACTTGATGAGAGGAATCATTTACCAG CAGGTCTTCCCTTTCATCAGTTCTCTTGGGCTCAATGAGCAGGAGCTCTTATTTCTCAGCCAATCAGCCTCTGGCCCCCACTCCTCCATCTCTGCCTGGTCCGGAATCCCAGAGGTTGGGATTGTCAGTGATATCTTGTTCTGGATTCTTAAGGGTTCAGAGAATGGAGCCTCCACTCTTACCCGAGTTCACTTTCACACCCTGGCCTACCATATTTTGGCAACTGTTGATGGCTTCTGGGGAAATCAGGTATCTGCAGTAGCTGCTGGTGCAAGGGTTGCTAGTACTCAGGCTTGTGCCAGTAAAACTATCAATGCAAACAGAGTAACATTAAAGACTCCTTTGGAGTTTTCTACCTCTCAGGAACAGGCGGGCAGTAGAGTCAGGGTGAGCGCACAGGAACCAGTTGCAGTTTGGAGTAGGGAAGGAGTAACATTCCACTTCACACCAGTTCTCATCTGCAAAGACCCAGTTCGGACTGTGGGGTTAGGGGACGCAATATCAGCAGAGGGACTCTTATTCTCTGAGGCAACATCTCAGTAA
- the adpgkl gene encoding ADP-dependent glucokinase isoform X2 translates to MWVKALCVGLLAIAVGFLHHLHPDIPEAALGYLSSSIQSVTSRDPASSSPPIEEAFSAAWDRLIVAPSKHWGRVAVGVNACVDIVLSGISLLQALALTPQSKEDHSVLNSQEELAETFLHYMQRGAAAERFYSDAISFAHISRTASQDPRAQHFVGGNAALIAQRLAANPDLEVLLCGPVGPKLHELLDERVYVPPASLQEQDEYHLILEYKAGEQWGSTRAPAASRFIFSHDLSNGAMTSLEVLLSSLEVFQPKLLVLSGLHMMEGLSKDAREGRLREAAASMSEVPSDILIHLELASMTDGDLMRGIIYQVFPFISSLGLNEQELLFLSQSASGPHSSISAWSGIPEVGIVSDILFWILKGSENGASTLTRVHFHTLAYHILATVDGFWGNQVSAVAAGARVASTQACASKTINANRVTLKTPLEFSTSQEQAGSRVRVSAQEPVAVWSREGVTFHFTPVLICKDPVRTVGLGDAISAEGLLFSEATSQ, encoded by the exons ATGTGGGTGAAGGCTTTGTGTGTGGGGCTTCTTGCCATTGCTGTGGGCTTCCTCCATCACCTGCATCCAGACATCCCTGAAGCTGCCCTAGGTTACCTTTCCTCTTCTATTCAAAGCGTCACCTCTAGGGATCCAGCTTCCTCCTCGCCGCCCATTGAAGAAGCCTTCTCTGCGGCCTGGGACAGGCTGATTGTGGCACCCAGCAAGCACTGGGGGCGGGTAGCAGTGGG AGTCAACGCGTGTGTGGATATAGTGCTTTCCGGCATCAGCTTGTTGCAGGCTTTGGCTCTGACTCCGCAGTCTAAGGAAGATCACTCCGTGTTAAACTCCCAGGAGGAGCTTGCAGAGACATTCTTGCATTACATGCAGCGGGGAGCGGCTGCAGAACGTTTCTATAGTGATGCCATCAGCTTTGCACACATCTCCAGGACTGCCTCCCAGGATCCCAGGGCACAG CACTTTGTGGGAGGGAACGCAGCACTAATTGCCCAGAGACTGGCGGCCAACCCTGATTTGGAG GTTCTTCTTTGTGGACCCGTTGGCCCAAAACTACATGAGCTGCTGGATGAGCGGGTCTACGTGCCACCAGCTTCTTTGCAGGAACAAGATGAATACCATCTCATTTTGGAATACAAAGCAG GTGAGCAGTGGGGATCCACTCGGGCTCCAGCGGCCAGTCGATTCATATTTTCTCATGATTTGTCCAACGGTGCAATGACGTCGCTTGAGGTTTTGCTTTCTAGCCTGGAGGTCTTCCAACCCAAGCTGCTGGTTCTCTCTGGGCTCCACATGATGGAGGGTCTGAGCAAGGATGCTAGAGAAGGAAGGCTCAGAGAG gCTGCAGCTTCCATGTCCGAGGTGCCTTCAGATATCCTCATTCACCTTGAATTGGCTAGTATGACAGATGGGGACTTGATGAGAGGAATCATTTACCAG GTCTTCCCTTTCATCAGTTCTCTTGGGCTCAATGAGCAGGAGCTCTTATTTCTCAGCCAATCAGCCTCTGGCCCCCACTCCTCCATCTCTGCCTGGTCCGGAATCCCAGAGGTTGGGATTGTCAGTGATATCTTGTTCTGGATTCTTAAGGGTTCAGAGAATGGAGCCTCCACTCTTACCCGAGTTCACTTTCACACCCTGGCCTACCATATTTTGGCAACTGTTGATGGCTTCTGGGGAAATCAGGTATCTGCAGTAGCTGCTGGTGCAAGGGTTGCTAGTACTCAGGCTTGTGCCAGTAAAACTATCAATGCAAACAGAGTAACATTAAAGACTCCTTTGGAGTTTTCTACCTCTCAGGAACAGGCGGGCAGTAGAGTCAGGGTGAGCGCACAGGAACCAGTTGCAGTTTGGAGTAGGGAAGGAGTAACATTCCACTTCACACCAGTTCTCATCTGCAAAGACCCAGTTCGGACTGTGGGGTTAGGGGACGCAATATCAGCAGAGGGACTCTTATTCTCTGAGGCAACATCTCAGTAA
- the adpgkl gene encoding ADP-dependent glucokinase isoform X3 — translation MVVSRVTTRSHCRVNACVDIVLSGISLLQALALTPQSKEDHSVLNSQEELAETFLHYMQRGAAAERFYSDAISFAHISRTASQDPRAQHFVGGNAALIAQRLAANPDLEVLLCGPVGPKLHELLDERVYVPPASLQEQDEYHLILEYKAGEQWGSTRAPAASRFIFSHDLSNGAMTSLEVLLSSLEVFQPKLLVLSGLHMMEGLSKDAREGRLREAAASMSEVPSDILIHLELASMTDGDLMRGIIYQQVFPFISSLGLNEQELLFLSQSASGPHSSISAWSGIPEVGIVSDILFWILKGSENGASTLTRVHFHTLAYHILATVDGFWGNQVSAVAAGARVASTQACASKTINANRVTLKTPLEFSTSQEQAGSRVRVSAQEPVAVWSREGVTFHFTPVLICKDPVRTVGLGDAISAEGLLFSEATSQ, via the exons ATGGTAGTTAGTCGGGTAACTACAAGGTCCCACTGCAG AGTCAACGCGTGTGTGGATATAGTGCTTTCCGGCATCAGCTTGTTGCAGGCTTTGGCTCTGACTCCGCAGTCTAAGGAAGATCACTCCGTGTTAAACTCCCAGGAGGAGCTTGCAGAGACATTCTTGCATTACATGCAGCGGGGAGCGGCTGCAGAACGTTTCTATAGTGATGCCATCAGCTTTGCACACATCTCCAGGACTGCCTCCCAGGATCCCAGGGCACAG CACTTTGTGGGAGGGAACGCAGCACTAATTGCCCAGAGACTGGCGGCCAACCCTGATTTGGAG GTTCTTCTTTGTGGACCCGTTGGCCCAAAACTACATGAGCTGCTGGATGAGCGGGTCTACGTGCCACCAGCTTCTTTGCAGGAACAAGATGAATACCATCTCATTTTGGAATACAAAGCAG GTGAGCAGTGGGGATCCACTCGGGCTCCAGCGGCCAGTCGATTCATATTTTCTCATGATTTGTCCAACGGTGCAATGACGTCGCTTGAGGTTTTGCTTTCTAGCCTGGAGGTCTTCCAACCCAAGCTGCTGGTTCTCTCTGGGCTCCACATGATGGAGGGTCTGAGCAAGGATGCTAGAGAAGGAAGGCTCAGAGAG gCTGCAGCTTCCATGTCCGAGGTGCCTTCAGATATCCTCATTCACCTTGAATTGGCTAGTATGACAGATGGGGACTTGATGAGAGGAATCATTTACCAG CAGGTCTTCCCTTTCATCAGTTCTCTTGGGCTCAATGAGCAGGAGCTCTTATTTCTCAGCCAATCAGCCTCTGGCCCCCACTCCTCCATCTCTGCCTGGTCCGGAATCCCAGAGGTTGGGATTGTCAGTGATATCTTGTTCTGGATTCTTAAGGGTTCAGAGAATGGAGCCTCCACTCTTACCCGAGTTCACTTTCACACCCTGGCCTACCATATTTTGGCAACTGTTGATGGCTTCTGGGGAAATCAGGTATCTGCAGTAGCTGCTGGTGCAAGGGTTGCTAGTACTCAGGCTTGTGCCAGTAAAACTATCAATGCAAACAGAGTAACATTAAAGACTCCTTTGGAGTTTTCTACCTCTCAGGAACAGGCGGGCAGTAGAGTCAGGGTGAGCGCACAGGAACCAGTTGCAGTTTGGAGTAGGGAAGGAGTAACATTCCACTTCACACCAGTTCTCATCTGCAAAGACCCAGTTCGGACTGTGGGGTTAGGGGACGCAATATCAGCAGAGGGACTCTTATTCTCTGAGGCAACATCTCAGTAA